The Odocoileus virginianus isolate 20LAN1187 ecotype Illinois chromosome 3, Ovbor_1.2, whole genome shotgun sequence genome includes a window with the following:
- the LOC110151144 gene encoding olfactory receptor 2L2-like, producing the protein MENYNQTSTDFILLGLFPSSRIGLFLFTLIVLIFLMALFGNLSMILLIFLDTHLHKPMYFLLNQLSLMDLTYISTIVPKMAYNFLCGKKSISFIGYGIQSFFFLTIAGTEGLLLASMAYDRYVAICFPLHYPIKITRQVCVLMIIGSWIMGSINSCAHTTYALQIPYCKSRAINHFFCDVPAMLTLACMDTWIYEYTVFVSTTVFLLLPFIGIALSYGRVLHAVYRMNSAEGKNKAYSTCSTHLTVVTFYYAPFVYTYLRPRSLRSPTEDKVLAVFYTILTPMFNPIIYSLRNKEVMGAFRRVIQRTCFVKM; encoded by the coding sequence ATGGAAAATTATAATCAAACATCCACTGATTTCATCTTACTAGGGCTGTTTCCTTCCTCAAGAATtggcctgtttctttttactctcATTGTTCTCATTTTCCTAATGGCTCTATTTGGTAACCTCTCCATGATCCTTCTCATCTTTCTGGACACCCATCTCCATAAACCAATGTATTTTCTACTCAATCAACTCTCCCTCATGGACTTGACCTACATCTCCACCATTGTGCCCAAAATGGCCTACAATTTTCTGTGTGGAAAAAAGTCTATCTCCTTCATTGGGTATGGGATTCAGAGCTTTTTCTTCTTGACTATAGCAGGTACAGAAGGATTGCTCTTAGCCTCTATGGCTTATGATCGGTATGTGGCCATTTGCTTTCCTCTTCACTATCCCATCAAAATCACCAGACAAGTGTGTGTGTTGATGATAATAGGATCTTGGATAATGGGCTCTATTAACTCTTGTGCCCACACCACATACGCCCTCCAAATCCCTTATTGCAAATCTAGGGCCATcaatcatttcttctgtgatgttCCAGCCATGTTGACTCTGGCCTGCATGGACACTTGGATCTATGAGTACACAGTGTTTGTGAGCACTACCGTTTTCCTTTTGTTGCCTTTCATTGGTATTGCGCTTTCCTATGGCCGTGTTCTCCATGCTGTCTATCGCATGAACTCAGCAGAAGGGAAGAACAAGGCCTATTCAACTTGCAGCACCCACCTTACTGTGGTGACTTTTTACTATGCACCCTTTGTTTATACTTATCTACGCCCAAGATCCCTTCGATCTCCAACAGAAGACAAGGTTCTGGCTGTCTTCTACACCATCCTGACCCCAATGTTCAATCCTATTATCTATAGCTTAAGAAACAAGGAAGTGATGGGGGCCTTTAGAAGAGTAATTCAGAGAACCTGCTTTGTGAAAATGTAG